AATTTTTTCATCCCTTCTCATGATTTTCAAATTCCCCTAAAGTTTTCTTATCTCACTTGCAGTAATATTAAACAAAACGGTCCACGCAAATAAAAAGGAGCAGAATCAATTCTGCTCCTTTCGTTTATTTCTTTTTGATAACGGCCATAGTACATCTTGAAATGCAGATTAGCTGTCCTTCTTCGTCTGTTATTTTAATATCCCACACCATCGTCGATTTGCCTTTGTGAAATGGAACCGCATGTGCAGTGACAAAACCGTCTTTTTTAGAACGGATGTGATTGGCATTAATCTCAAGCCCTACACAAATCTCCGTATCCTGATCAATGAAATGGAATGCTCCTATGCTTGCTGCTGTTTCAGCTAAAGCAACAGATGCACCTCCATGTAAAATGCCGAACGGCTGTCTTGTCCTCTCATCAACAGGCATAACCGCTATAACACCTTGATCGGAAACCTCCTTCACTTCAATCCCTAAGGTCTCAATCATTGTATTTGTAATATCCATTCTTACCCCTCCCCCATGTTCTCATCCTATCTATTATCATAAAGCTTTTTAAGCTGAAATGTCTGGTTATTTTTTCAAAAGGCTGGCCACAAAACAAAAATAAACTGCAAATAAGAACAATGCGGGAATAACCGCCAAAATATTCATTCCATCCCCCTAATATGATTCGTTCATGATACATGACTATCATCATAAGGGATAAATATCATGGAAATATTGAGAATTTGTTTATTTTTTGTAAAGTTCTGTTATTCACAGGTCTTTCTACCCGTATCGATAGTGAACCCGCACCTCCGCAGTAACCGTTAATGACCCTGGAAAAACGGGAGTAGGGGCTGAAGAAGCCATGAATGCAGCGCCTTCTCTTTCAAAGGGAACGAACCCCTTTGACACTTCTACTACTTTTACCGGTGTAGATTGAAGCGATACCTGGTAGCTTTGGGCTAGTACTGACGCCTTTTCAAAGCCCTGCTTAACGGCTTCCCTTAAAGCGGCTTCCACATATGGCTTTGTATTTTCAAGCTTAAACTGAACCCGGTCAACCCGGTTTACTCCATTATTGACAGCGGTATCAACAATCGCCCCGATCTGATCAAGCCTCTCTGTTTTAACAGATAGCAAATTCACGACCTCGTACCCTTCAAGCGTTTGTTTCCCGTCCTGAAAGGAGTACTTAGGGGAGATATTATATGAAATCGTCTGGATATCTCCTTTATCGATTCCCTGCCTGTATAAAGCATTAACGGCTTTTTCCAACCGGGCCTTATTCTCATCCTGTGCTGTTTTTACATCCTTGGATTCTGTTACGATTCCAAGCTGAATAATGGCTGTATCCGGACTTGCTTCCGCACTGCCTTGTCCGGTCACTTCCATCAAATACTCTTTTCTGTCCCTCGCCTGGCCGCCTGAAACAGGCATATATCCCCCGTATTGCATGCACTCACATCCTATTAGAGAATTTCTTCTAACTATATGTGAGAAGCAAACGGTAATTGCCCTTAATCAATAATTGATTCAGACTTTGCAATCAAAACAGCCTCGGTTCTTGAGCCTACATTAAGTTTATTAAAAATAGAAGTCAGGCTATATTCAATGGAGCGCTTGCTTAAATGGAGGTTATCAGCAATTTCCTGATTAGTATGCCCCTTCTCAACCTCCTGCAA
The Metabacillus sp. FJAT-52054 genome window above contains:
- a CDS encoding SIMPL domain-containing protein (The SIMPL domain is named for its presence in mouse protein SIMPL (signalling molecule that associates with mouse pelle-like kinase). Bacterial member BP26, from Brucella, was shown to assemble into a channel-like structure, while YggE from E. coli has been associated with resistance to oxidative stress.), translating into MQYGGYMPVSGGQARDRKEYLMEVTGQGSAEASPDTAIIQLGIVTESKDVKTAQDENKARLEKAVNALYRQGIDKGDIQTISYNISPKYSFQDGKQTLEGYEVVNLLSVKTERLDQIGAIVDTAVNNGVNRVDRVQFKLENTKPYVEAALREAVKQGFEKASVLAQSYQVSLQSTPVKVVEVSKGFVPFEREGAAFMASSAPTPVFPGSLTVTAEVRVHYRYG
- a CDS encoding hotdog fold thioesterase, with the translated sequence MDITNTMIETLGIEVKEVSDQGVIAVMPVDERTRQPFGILHGGASVALAETAASIGAFHFIDQDTEICVGLEINANHIRSKKDGFVTAHAVPFHKGKSTMVWDIKITDEEGQLICISRCTMAVIKKK